A stretch of Candidatus Palauibacter australiensis DNA encodes these proteins:
- a CDS encoding class I SAM-dependent methyltransferase, whose amino-acid sequence MDFERQAVELCRGRVLDLGAGAGPHTLALEALGFSVVAVEGSAEVARLLRERGAASVLHADFRHWWRPGFDTVLMLMNGLGPVGTLAGLDRFLAHAHRFLSPGGQILVDGAEAVLRGPTATAGWPPAGGYPGQAWIELSHAGRVGRPFRELYIDPETLTRHAARAGWRLEVAFEGGDGVYLARLTRRS is encoded by the coding sequence ATGGACTTTGAGCGCCAAGCCGTCGAGTTGTGCCGCGGCCGGGTGCTCGACCTCGGGGCCGGCGCGGGACCGCACACGCTCGCGCTCGAGGCGCTGGGATTCTCCGTCGTCGCAGTGGAAGGCTCCGCCGAGGTCGCTCGCCTGCTGCGGGAGCGCGGCGCGGCGTCGGTCCTGCACGCGGACTTCCGGCACTGGTGGCGACCGGGCTTCGACACGGTCCTCATGCTCATGAACGGGCTCGGGCCGGTCGGAACGCTGGCAGGCCTTGACCGCTTCCTCGCGCACGCCCACCGGTTCCTTTCCCCGGGCGGACAGATCCTGGTCGACGGCGCGGAGGCCGTCCTTCGCGGACCCACGGCGACGGCGGGCTGGCCGCCGGCCGGCGGGTATCCGGGCCAGGCCTGGATCGAACTCTCGCACGCGGGCCGGGTCGGCCGGCCCTTTCGCGAGTTGTACATCGATCCCGAGACGCTCACGCGCCACGCCGCGCGGGCCGGCTGGCGGCTGGAGGTCGCGTTCGAGGGCGGGGACGGGGTCTACCTCGCCCGCCTCACCAGACGGTCCTGA
- a CDS encoding phenylacetate-CoA oxygenase subunit PaaI has protein sequence MTESGFRSAEDLPEGVSGHLASLILALADNKRLLGIRYSDWILGAPSVEAGIACSAMAQDEWGHARILYAMLRDFGHDPSALEHERAADEYHSSELLDRDVASWEAFLALNFLWDTALSVQFEMLVESRYEPIHYKVRKLLEEERFHFDHGQGWTRRLLSAESGRAALAEAFGAAWNACLCGFGPDDDPLSGTLAAHGIVRRDAAGARARWLERVGPVAAESGLARDAGSEWVSTREPVWQDRWLLRRRAVEGGPDEDSLARVRGDRNRELLMD, from the coding sequence TCGCCCTCGCAGACAACAAGCGGCTGCTCGGGATCCGCTACTCGGACTGGATTCTCGGGGCGCCCTCGGTCGAGGCCGGCATCGCCTGCTCCGCCATGGCGCAGGACGAGTGGGGACACGCCCGCATCCTCTATGCGATGCTGCGCGATTTCGGCCACGACCCGTCCGCGCTCGAGCACGAACGCGCCGCCGACGAGTACCACAGCTCCGAACTGCTCGACCGGGACGTTGCGTCGTGGGAGGCGTTCCTCGCCCTCAACTTCCTGTGGGACACGGCGCTGTCGGTCCAGTTCGAGATGCTGGTCGAGAGCCGCTACGAGCCGATCCACTACAAGGTGCGCAAGCTGCTCGAGGAGGAGCGGTTCCACTTCGATCACGGACAGGGGTGGACCCGCCGCCTGCTGAGCGCCGAGAGTGGGCGGGCGGCGCTGGCCGAGGCCTTCGGAGCGGCCTGGAACGCGTGTCTGTGCGGGTTCGGCCCCGACGACGACCCGCTCAGCGGGACGCTCGCCGCGCACGGAATCGTGCGGCGCGATGCCGCCGGGGCGCGGGCGCGCTGGCTGGAACGCGTGGGTCCGGTCGCCGCGGAGAGCGGCCTGGCGCGCGACGCCGGATCGGAGTGGGTCAGCACGCGCGAGCCCGTCTGGCAGGACCGCTGGCTCCTGCGCCGGCGGGCAGTGGAGGGCGGCCCCGACGAAGATTCCCTCGCGCGGGTCCGGGGCGACCGCAACCGAGAACTCCTGATGGACTGA
- a CDS encoding glutamine--tRNA ligase/YqeY domain fusion protein — translation MPPRERPDFIRQIVAEDVLSGRHGGRVLTRFPPEPNGFLHVGHASAICLDFEVAQEHGGRTTLRMDDTNPTTEDPSYVEAIARDIRWLGFEWDGEIRYASDYFGALYRMALRMIEDGFAYVDSLSEEEIRAHRGSVREPSRPSPYRDRSTEENLDLFRRMRAGEFDDGEHVLRARIDLASSNMKLRDPLMYRIRHAHHYRTGDAWPIYPFYDWAHGQSDAIEGITHSFCTLEFQDNRALYDWFIEHTRPASARIDRVPGAEGGGGETLGSWDPRPRQYEFARRNLDYTIVSKRKLLLLVEEGHVSGWDDPRMPTLAGLRRRGIPPDAIRAFCRQVGIGKADNRVEIATLEWAVREALNKRAPRALAVLRPLEVVVENCPEDEVDWIEAPYFPRGADAPPEGWPQTRKVPFTRVLYIERDDFAEEPAPGFRRLAPGREVRLRHGYFITCRRVVKDDAGEIVRLRCTYDPETRSGSAPDGRRPAGTIHWVSATESVPMEVRLYDRLFHVSDPASGAEGLRESLNPDSLQVLTHARGEPSLAGDPVTAGDPPGTAYQFERLGYFVADRATRAGTAGATAEATAEAGGEAPDGGPLVFNRTVTLRDAWSRRAQSDGARDTDSPEARTPAADGSAAPAIPGIDSAREARDAARRADPALQAAFDRFRDPLGLPDEVADLLSGSAESVRYFERAIRGGVDPATVATWLVHEVRGAGGSEGDAGALQPEALAELVELVLERSISRAVAKSLLARLVEDGGSPREIVRREGLGRIGDAEQIREVVHGVVAAHPAEVARYAAGHTGLAGFFVGQVMRATHGRADPAIVRELLEESLNDAT, via the coding sequence ATGCCGCCACGAGAGCGTCCGGATTTCATCCGTCAGATCGTCGCCGAAGATGTGCTGAGCGGGAGGCACGGGGGGCGTGTGCTCACGCGCTTCCCGCCCGAACCCAACGGCTTCCTGCACGTGGGCCACGCCTCCGCCATCTGCCTCGATTTCGAGGTGGCGCAGGAGCACGGCGGGCGTACGACGCTGCGCATGGACGATACGAACCCGACGACGGAGGATCCGTCCTACGTCGAGGCGATCGCACGGGACATCCGCTGGCTGGGGTTCGAGTGGGACGGCGAGATCCGCTACGCGTCGGACTACTTCGGGGCGCTGTACCGGATGGCGCTGCGGATGATCGAGGACGGCTTCGCCTACGTCGACAGCCTGTCCGAGGAGGAGATCCGCGCGCACCGCGGGTCGGTGCGCGAACCCAGCCGGCCCAGCCCGTACCGGGATCGCTCGACCGAGGAGAACCTGGATCTCTTCCGGCGCATGCGCGCGGGCGAGTTCGATGATGGAGAGCACGTGCTCCGCGCGCGGATCGACCTCGCCTCGTCGAACATGAAGCTGCGCGACCCGCTGATGTATCGAATCCGGCACGCGCACCACTACCGGACGGGCGATGCGTGGCCGATCTACCCCTTCTACGACTGGGCGCACGGCCAGTCCGACGCCATCGAGGGCATCACGCACTCCTTCTGCACGCTCGAGTTCCAGGACAATCGCGCGCTCTACGACTGGTTCATCGAGCATACGCGTCCCGCATCCGCCCGCATCGACCGGGTTCCGGGGGCGGAGGGCGGCGGCGGAGAGACGCTCGGTTCCTGGGATCCGCGGCCCCGCCAGTACGAGTTCGCGCGCCGCAACCTAGACTACACGATCGTGAGCAAGCGGAAACTCCTCCTGCTCGTGGAGGAGGGACACGTCTCGGGCTGGGACGACCCGCGCATGCCCACGCTGGCCGGCCTGCGGCGGCGCGGCATTCCCCCCGATGCGATACGCGCCTTCTGCCGGCAGGTCGGGATCGGAAAGGCCGACAACCGGGTGGAGATCGCCACCCTCGAATGGGCGGTGCGGGAGGCGCTGAACAAGCGGGCGCCGCGCGCGCTCGCGGTGCTGCGTCCGCTCGAGGTCGTCGTCGAGAACTGCCCGGAGGACGAGGTGGACTGGATCGAGGCCCCGTACTTCCCGCGCGGCGCTGATGCCCCGCCCGAAGGGTGGCCGCAGACGCGGAAGGTCCCGTTCACCCGGGTCCTCTACATCGAGCGGGACGATTTCGCGGAGGAGCCGGCCCCCGGCTTCCGCCGGCTCGCCCCGGGGCGCGAGGTGCGCCTGCGGCACGGCTATTTCATCACGTGCCGCCGCGTGGTGAAGGACGACGCGGGCGAGATCGTGCGCCTGCGCTGCACGTACGACCCGGAGACGCGCAGCGGATCGGCCCCCGATGGGCGCCGGCCGGCGGGCACCATCCACTGGGTGTCGGCCACGGAGTCGGTGCCGATGGAGGTCCGCCTCTACGATCGTCTGTTCCACGTCTCCGATCCGGCCAGCGGCGCCGAAGGCCTGCGCGAGAGCTTGAACCCGGACTCGCTGCAGGTCCTGACCCACGCGCGCGGCGAACCGAGCCTGGCCGGCGATCCCGTTACGGCCGGCGATCCGCCCGGGACGGCCTATCAGTTCGAGCGGCTGGGGTACTTCGTCGCAGACCGGGCCACACGGGCCGGGACGGCGGGGGCGACGGCGGAGGCGACGGCGGAGGCGGGCGGCGAAGCTCCCGACGGCGGCCCGCTCGTCTTCAACCGGACGGTGACGCTCCGCGACGCCTGGAGCCGGCGCGCGCAGTCGGACGGCGCCCGCGACACCGACTCCCCGGAGGCGCGGACCCCAGCGGCGGACGGGTCGGCCGCGCCGGCCATCCCCGGGATCGATTCGGCGCGGGAAGCGCGCGATGCGGCGAGGCGCGCCGACCCCGCGCTCCAGGCGGCCTTCGACCGCTTCCGGGACCCGCTGGGTCTGCCGGACGAAGTCGCCGACCTGCTCAGTGGTTCCGCCGAGTCGGTGCGCTATTTTGAGCGCGCGATCCGCGGCGGCGTGGATCCGGCCACCGTGGCGACCTGGCTCGTGCACGAGGTCCGCGGCGCCGGGGGCAGCGAGGGCGACGCGGGCGCCCTCCAGCCGGAGGCGCTGGCGGAGCTGGTGGAACTCGTGCTTGAGCGCTCGATCTCGCGGGCGGTGGCGAAGTCGCTGCTGGCGCGGCTCGTGGAGGACGGCGGAAGCCCCCGGGAGATCGTCCGGCGCGAGGGGCTGGGCCGGATCGGCGATGCGGAACAGATTCGCGAGGTCGTCCACGGTGTCGTGGCGGCCCACCCGGCCGAGGTGGCGCGCTATGCCGCCGGGCACACCGGCCTCGCCGGTTTTTTCGTGGGCCAGGTCATGCGCGCGACGCATGGACGCGCGGACCCGGCCATCGTGAGGGAACTCCTTGAGGAGAGTCTCAATGACGCGACGTGA